From Anaerolineae bacterium, one genomic window encodes:
- a CDS encoding GTP-binding protein: MSKPKFVRTKPHVNVGTIGHIDHGKTTLTAAITKVLSFKGLAQFVPFEEIDKAPEERARGITINIAHIEYESYRRHYAHIDCPGHVDYIKNMITGAAQMDGAILVVAAPDGPMPQTREHVLLARQVNVPAMVIFLNKVDMM, from the coding sequence ATGTCTAAACCCAAGTTTGTTAGAACCAAACCGCACGTGAACGTGGGGACGATAGGGCATATTGACCATGGGAAGACAACCCTTACGGCGGCGATAACGAAGGTGTTGAGTTTCAAGGGGCTTGCCCAGTTTGTTCCTTTTGAGGAGATAGACAAGGCTCCTGAGGAGAGGGCGAGGGGTATAACGATCAACATAGCTCACATTGAGTATGAGTCTTACCGCAGGCACTATGCTCACATAGACTGTCCTGGGCATGTGGACTACATAAAGAACATGATAACTGGTGCGGCTCAGATGGATGGTGCCATTTTAGTGGTGGCGGCTCCTGATGGGCCGATGCCTCAGACCAGGGAGCACGTTCTTCTGGCCAGGCAGGTGAACGTTCCGGCGATGGTGATTTTTCTCAACAAGGTGGACATGATG
- a CDS encoding diacylglycerol kinase family lipid kinase has protein sequence MKGLIIFNPAAGPRRNWEALTRAASVLERGGWKVEIVETENSHDVYLMAKEAASLRYNAVIAAGGDGTVNGVVNGIVGTETALGVLPLGTGNVWARQLGLTSANLFLSSPDVSSAAEKLLESSVALVDVGIANDRHFLLWCGIGIDALVTEEVESHPAVKRKLGAAAFVAAGVITAITFLGTRSTFHMDGRTFRRRIILAIVSNVCLYGGMIKVAPYARVNDGLLDLCIFKGYRFPQLIHHVYTVLSGKHVSDPLVEMKRVSRLRVTTARPFSIQVDGEPIGKTPVQIEVKPLALKALIPPTCPAYLFVPRARKSDLPATGDSPNPPPSW, from the coding sequence ATGAAAGGGCTGATAATCTTTAACCCCGCTGCCGGTCCCCGCCGGAACTGGGAGGCTTTAACCAGAGCGGCCAGTGTCCTGGAAAGAGGTGGGTGGAAAGTAGAAATAGTGGAGACGGAAAACAGCCACGATGTTTATCTGATGGCCAAAGAGGCTGCTTCCCTTCGCTACAATGCAGTAATAGCTGCTGGGGGCGACGGCACCGTTAACGGGGTAGTCAATGGCATAGTGGGGACGGAAACGGCCTTAGGGGTTCTGCCCCTTGGCACCGGGAACGTTTGGGCAAGACAGCTGGGCCTGACATCTGCTAACCTTTTTCTGAGCTCGCCCGATGTCTCCAGTGCTGCTGAAAAGTTACTGGAATCTTCTGTAGCTCTTGTAGATGTAGGAATCGCCAATGACCGCCATTTTCTTCTTTGGTGCGGCATAGGCATAGATGCCCTTGTCACCGAGGAGGTGGAATCTCACCCTGCAGTGAAAAGGAAATTAGGCGCCGCTGCGTTCGTGGCAGCTGGAGTAATAACAGCCATAACCTTTTTGGGAACAAGGTCCACCTTCCATATGGATGGGAGGACCTTCAGACGAAGGATTATCCTGGCTATTGTAAGCAATGTTTGCCTCTATGGAGGGATGATCAAAGTTGCCCCCTACGCCCGTGTAAACGATGGGCTGCTGGACCTTTGCATTTTCAAAGGTTACAGGTTTCCCCAGCTTATCCACCACGTCTACACAGTTCTTTCCGGGAAGCATGTGAGCGACCCTCTAGTGGAGATGAAGCGGGTTTCCCGCCTCAGAGTTACAACAGCGCGCCCATTTTCTATCCAGGTGGACGGTGAGCCCATAGGCAAGACCCCGGTGCAAATAGAGGTTAAGCCTCTGGCTCTGAAAGCTCTCATCCCCCCTACCTGCCCGGCGTATTTGTTCGTGCCTCGGGCCAGAAAGAGCGATCTTCCTGCAACTGGTGATAGCCCTAATCCTCCGCCTTCCTGGTAG
- a CDS encoding GAF domain-containing protein, translated as MEKEALISAIRRITNAINSAMDLATTLQLITSTTAEVMGMDSCSIYLLDKSGQYLVLRASTGLAPQAIGKARLRLGEGLTGWAALHGVPVAVRDAAADPRFKLLPETEEWHFKSLMAVPLSIQGRIIGAMNVQTSSYHDYTEEEIELLSLVADLAAGAIEKAMLYDNMQRQLEELSALAEVSKTIVSPLYLDDVLKVVVEMAARMIKAEGSLLLLLDEKGELSIRASYGPPKTPPELGEVVSNGKIKVSSGTPSILAVPLIVRERARGVLVCYTEKPRNFSQEEIRFLSTLANQIALAIENATLITGMTVIREMHHRIKNNLQTVAMLLRMQMAEEENKSAHRSFQEAINRILSIAAVHDILSSQGFHQVDILALLEKLGSILAENMRVPGKEITLKVQGQPLFLPARPATALALAVNELLQNALEHAFIGKAQGTISVTVGQIGDRFSVEVVDDGVGFKEPESRQTLGLQIVRTLVEEDLKGSFEINRGNDGRGTRALIEAPILRGIAG; from the coding sequence ATGGAGAAGGAAGCTCTTATCTCAGCCATAAGGCGGATAACAAACGCCATAAACTCGGCTATGGATCTGGCCACAACGTTGCAACTTATAACCAGCACCACCGCCGAGGTTATGGGGATGGATTCTTGTTCCATCTACCTTCTGGATAAGTCCGGGCAATACCTGGTGCTCAGGGCTTCAACGGGGCTCGCCCCTCAGGCTATAGGTAAAGCCAGGCTTCGCCTGGGAGAAGGATTAACCGGTTGGGCCGCCCTTCACGGGGTTCCGGTGGCCGTAAGGGATGCCGCTGCAGACCCCCGCTTCAAACTCCTGCCCGAAACGGAAGAATGGCACTTTAAATCCCTCATGGCAGTTCCCCTTTCCATCCAGGGCAGAATTATCGGGGCTATGAATGTGCAGACTTCCTCTTACCACGATTATACGGAAGAAGAGATAGAGCTCCTCAGCCTGGTGGCAGACCTAGCAGCCGGAGCTATTGAAAAGGCAATGCTTTACGATAACATGCAGCGGCAGCTGGAGGAGCTTTCCGCTTTGGCCGAGGTGAGCAAAACCATAGTTTCCCCCCTTTATCTTGACGATGTTCTCAAAGTAGTGGTGGAAATGGCAGCCAGAATGATCAAAGCCGAAGGTTCCCTCCTTCTACTACTGGATGAAAAGGGTGAACTTTCCATTCGTGCCTCTTACGGCCCTCCTAAAACTCCTCCGGAACTCGGAGAAGTGGTCTCAAACGGAAAGATAAAGGTTTCATCCGGTACTCCCTCCATTCTGGCAGTGCCCCTGATCGTGCGGGAGAGGGCACGGGGAGTTCTGGTCTGTTACACTGAAAAGCCCCGCAATTTCTCTCAAGAGGAAATAAGGTTCCTCTCAACCCTGGCAAACCAGATAGCCCTCGCCATAGAAAACGCCACCCTTATCACCGGAATGACCGTAATAAGGGAAATGCACCACCGAATTAAAAACAACCTGCAGACAGTAGCTATGCTTTTAAGGATGCAAATGGCCGAGGAGGAAAACAAATCGGCACATCGTTCCTTCCAGGAAGCCATAAACAGGATCCTGAGCATCGCGGCTGTCCACGACATCCTATCGAGCCAGGGATTCCACCAGGTAGATATTCTGGCCCTTCTGGAAAAGCTCGGTTCTATCCTGGCCGAAAACATGAGGGTTCCCGGCAAAGAAATAACCTTGAAAGTTCAGGGCCAGCCCCTTTTCTTGCCCGCTCGCCCTGCCACCGCCCTGGCTCTGGCGGTGAACGAGCTCCTTCAAAATGCTCTGGAGCACGCCTTCATAGGGAAAGCGCAAGGGACTATATCCGTGACAGTGGGACAGATTGGAGACAGATTTTCCGTGGAAGTCGTTGATGATGGAGTAGGATTCAAGGAGCCAGAATCAAGGCAAACCCTCGGTCTCCAGATAGTTCGCACTTTGGTGGAGGAAGACCTCAAAGGATCTTTTGAAATAAACCGGGGAAATGATGGCAGAGGAACTCGGGCTCTTATAGAAGCTCCTATCCTCAGAGGTATTGCGGGGTAG
- a CDS encoding 2-hydroxyacyl-CoA dehydratase family protein has protein sequence MSSYAEWRERWASLKAIGYFCSYIPEELLVAAGFNPIRIIPGVTDASLSQTHLQSYTCYLSRACLHRAIKGELDFLAGMIFSHTCDTMQGLADIWPQARPGIFVETFNFPTVLSSGKAFHYTIAELERLKGRLEEFTGKAIGEESLREAVKLVNRKRALLQELASRRERMPASRFFQAVDRALTMPLEEAISFLESSKWEGEEPSGKFRILLAGSTLDDLSLVEAIEKSGGKIVEDDFCNGTRYFQTLADESLPPMEAIAKRLLERPLCPCKFVRTGAYSQNLVEKARKANAQGVILVRQKFCDPWGWEYPMMDSIFKENGIPLLMVEVEQPGAIGPAVTRIQAFLEMLTGG, from the coding sequence ATGAGCTCGTACGCCGAGTGGCGCGAGAGATGGGCCTCTCTAAAGGCCATTGGGTACTTTTGTTCTTACATTCCCGAGGAATTGCTCGTAGCGGCGGGGTTTAACCCTATACGTATAATTCCTGGTGTAACTGACGCCTCATTATCCCAAACCCACCTTCAGAGTTACACTTGTTATCTTTCCAGAGCTTGTTTACACCGAGCCATCAAAGGTGAGCTTGATTTCCTTGCAGGAATGATTTTCTCGCATACTTGCGATACTATGCAGGGGCTTGCCGATATATGGCCTCAGGCTCGCCCTGGGATTTTCGTAGAAACTTTCAACTTTCCCACTGTTCTCAGTTCAGGAAAAGCTTTTCATTACACTATCGCCGAACTGGAGCGCCTTAAAGGACGCCTGGAAGAATTCACAGGCAAAGCCATCGGGGAGGAAAGCTTGAGGGAGGCTGTAAAGCTTGTTAACAGGAAACGCGCCCTCCTTCAGGAGCTGGCTTCAAGACGGGAAAGGATGCCGGCTTCTCGCTTTTTCCAGGCTGTGGACAGAGCTCTTACCATGCCCCTGGAAGAGGCCATAAGCTTTTTAGAATCCTCAAAGTGGGAAGGGGAGGAGCCTTCGGGCAAATTCCGAATCCTGCTGGCTGGTTCTACCCTTGATGATCTGAGTCTGGTAGAGGCCATAGAAAAAAGCGGGGGCAAAATAGTTGAAGATGACTTTTGCAATGGCACCCGCTATTTCCAGACCCTGGCCGATGAATCGCTTCCGCCCATGGAAGCAATTGCAAAGCGCCTGCTGGAAAGACCCCTTTGTCCCTGCAAGTTCGTGCGCACCGGGGCTTATTCTCAGAATCTTGTGGAAAAAGCCCGCAAAGCTAATGCTCAAGGGGTAATTCTGGTTCGCCAGAAGTTCTGTGACCCCTGGGGCTGGGAATACCCTATGATGGACTCCATTTTCAAAGAGAATGGAATCCCACTTCTCATGGTGGAAGTGGAGCAGCCCGGGGCCATTGGCCCTGCCGTTACAAGGATCCAAGCTTTCTTGGAAATGCTTACAGGAGGATAA
- a CDS encoding ATP-binding protein, whose amino-acid sequence MERMEKEGFYIDLEKAVAEVESKLANTSHITAYPVLVMLSGLPGTGKSYLARKLSERVPFVIVESDFVRKTLFNPPSYSSRESALVHKVCHILIDRLLKKGLRVIFDATNLSEVHREYVYRLAERNNAKLVIIQTVAPEEVVRERLEKRHTARDNHDISDADWSVYSRMKEYQQPISRPHIVVDTSRDLEEEIQRILRVLQR is encoded by the coding sequence ATGGAGAGGATGGAGAAAGAAGGGTTCTATATAGACCTGGAAAAGGCGGTGGCTGAAGTGGAAAGCAAACTCGCTAACACTTCCCACATTACCGCTTATCCTGTCCTGGTCATGCTTTCAGGTTTACCAGGCACGGGAAAATCCTACCTGGCGAGGAAGCTGAGTGAGAGGGTCCCCTTTGTGATAGTGGAATCGGATTTCGTGCGTAAAACCCTCTTTAATCCTCCCTCCTACTCTTCACGGGAAAGCGCCCTCGTGCACAAAGTGTGTCATATCCTGATTGACCGGCTTCTCAAGAAGGGGTTGAGGGTTATCTTTGATGCCACAAACCTTTCAGAAGTTCACCGGGAATATGTATACAGACTGGCGGAAAGAAACAATGCCAAGCTGGTAATAATCCAGACTGTGGCCCCGGAAGAGGTGGTACGGGAAAGGCTCGAGAAACGCCATACCGCAAGAGATAACCATGATATTTCCGATGCTGACTGGAGCGTTTATTCCCGTATGAAAGAATACCAGCAACCCATCAGCAGGCCGCATATAGTGGTGGACACCAGCAGAGATCTTGAGGAAGAAATCCAGAGAATTTTACGAGTGCTCCAACGATGA